A region from the Metarhizium brunneum chromosome 7, complete sequence genome encodes:
- the moc3_1 gene encoding Transcriptional regulatory protein moc3, with product MSSSPESQLIRPISSPSIPCTSSTVFPSSSTSKDGAHVGPDGQPVKRGRRSNPKVKTGCSNCKQRRIKCDELRPACTQCVRSNKVCTGYPPPPRSARPLADIRIAPKPMLAIRSQVASGIASSSIVKPTVLPPRRANRRKRQSVVTQHTLLAAAAPLTLHQPSNTLGFQQVEGLYFELFRVQTSSELSGYFNSNFWAQRVLQECHAESAIRHSVVALGALYKTLEQSHYIPIISPDKKEMLQGTLESHWQVAVNQYSDAMNSMMLLHGQSLRSFRTRLMASILLACFDSFIGDHKQAIIQIQTGLSLLEQLKTLYPNHRTPGPEGYIEDDLLNIFTRLAIQAKSYDMAFHFPQPYVIRLTPQQQSRGSSPVSSDIGSPGSPPSIIVPPRFESLLDARLASDKLCERLLKFIERLQIAKNNKSNVLPESWRQYGIDLKSELDSWAVAFEHIFQSRFDPRVSLIEKAGISALKMFQINSNVLFLMMFCDTEVKFDAFLPHFKAIVDLGWEVVSAEECRAAVEGKVKTEDDQNQYANTKGAFRAGKLNTPHIKPSFSADLGIVPPLFVVATKCREPRLRRQAIQLLRSSARREGMWDSELAANIGLWVMQIEESYGDLSMGWDESVLPLEPIPEEKRVMVKSADFDLRARFAELRVGTRAVHEGSHDDRVRTTRIMW from the exons ATGTCGTCTTCGCCAGAGTCACAACTAATAAGGCCTATCAGTTCGCCGTCGATACCATGCACTTCCTCCACCGTCTTTCCCAGCAGCTCCACGTCCAAGGATGGGGCTCACGTTGGCCCTGATGGCCAGCCTGTGAAGCGTGGACGGCGAAGTAATCCGAAGGTCAAGACGGGCTGCTCAAACTGCAA ACAAAGACGCATCAAGTGCGATGAGCTACGGCCAGCCTGCACTCAATGCGTGAGAAGCAATAAGGTCTGCACGGGCTATCCCCCACCACCACGGAGCGCCAGGCCACTTGCGGATATCAGGATTGCACCCAAACCTATGTTGGCGATTCGGTCACAGGTGGCATCTGGAATTGCCTCTTCCAGCATTGTCAAACCAACAGTCCTACCACCGCGCCGAGCTAATCGGCGCAAACGCCAATCAGTCGTCACACAGCATACCCTTTTGGCTGCCGCAGCTCCGCTTACGTTGCACCAGCCTTCCAATACCTTGGGATTTCAGCAAGTTGAAGGCTTGTATTTCGAACTCTTCCGCGTCCAAACCTCGTCCGAGCTATCGGGATACTTCAATTCCAACTTCTGGGCTCAGCGGGTTCTGCAGGAGTGCCATGCCGAGTCAGCCATCCGCCACTCAGTCGTTGCTCTCGGTGCTCTGTATAAAACTTTGGAGCAATCCCACTACATTCCGATAATCAGTCCAGACAAAAAGGAGATGCTTCAAGGGACCCTGGAGTCACATTGGCAAGTTGCCGTTAATCAGTACTCTGATGCAATGAATTCAATGATGCTTCTCCATGGACAGAGCTTACGGTCTTTTAGAACCCGACTCATGGCTAGTATTCTCTTGGCATGCTTCGATTCTTTCATTGGGGACCACAAGCAGGCCATTATTCAAATTCAGACAGGTCTTAGCCTTCTCGAACAACTCAAAACCCTTTATCCCAACCACCGTACACCTGGTCCGGAAGGGTACATCGAAGATGATTTGCTCAATATTTTCACCCGGTTAGCGATACAAGCCAAATCATACGACATGGCATTCCACTTTCCTCAACCATATGTCATACGTCTAACTCCACAACAACAATCCCGTGGGTCATCTCCCGTTTCTTCAGATATTGGGTCGCCCGGATCGCCGCCTAGTATAATTGTTCCACCCCGGTTCGAGTCGTTGCTGGACGCCCGCCTAGCTTCGGATAAGCTGTGCGAGAGGTTGCTCAAATTTATCGAACGACTTCAAATCGCCAAAAACAACAAGAGTAACGTGCTACCAGAATCATGGAGGCAATATGGCATAGACCTGAAGAGTGAGCTGGACTCTTGGGCGGTCGCGTTCGAGCACATATTTCAGTCTCGCTTCGATCCACGCGTCAGCCTCATTGAGAAAGCAGGAATATCCGCCCTGAAAATGTTTCAGATCAACAGCAATGTTCTATTCTTGATGATGTTTTGCGATACGGAAGTGAAATTCGATGCTTTTTTGCCACATttcaaggccattgtcgaTCTTGGCTGGGAGGTGGTCAGCGCAGAAGAGTGCAGGGCTGCCGTGGAGGGAAAAGTGAAAACCGAAGACGACCAGAACCAGTACGCAAACACCAAGGGCGCATTCAGAGCCGGCAAGCTGAATACGCCTCACATCAAGCCCAGCTTTTCCGCAGATCTCGGTATCGTACCGCCCCTCTTTGTCGTGGCAACCAAGTGCCGCGAACCCAGGCTCCGACGTCAAGCTATTCAGTTGTTGCGCAGCAGTGCGAGGAGAGAGGGCATGTGGGACAGTGAGTTGGCAGCTAATATTGGCCTTTGGGTCATGCAAATCGAAGAATCCTACGGCGATCTCTCAATGGGGTGGGATGAATCGGTGCTGCCGTTGGAGCCGATTCCGGAAGAAAAGAGAGTCATGGTGAAGTCTGCTGACTTTGATCTTCGAGCTCGATTCGCCGAGCTTAGGGTGGGCACGCGAGCAGTGCATGAGGGATCCCATGACGACAGGGTACGAACTACCAGAATTATGTGGTAG
- the dsc1 gene encoding DSC E3 ubiquitin ligase complex subunit 1: protein MPSPAQSPAGAVLFILFLVWMLFPEGDYRSQSLALSDLAVDRLARYRDALHVLNTTRWGDFAPQNKTTDDGREAKHLNLTGFRETDGFAWDDLETFRQKGLKLSRHAVPPVDGHQLWDVAQGEAMWTNASGTVHGDWVRKPGSAFRGYDSYNLSRSVPEVEWMAHKVEWARNVTGNAGRMMLRLSGNKTLTHYEQLSMDMAPLSGGIIRSLRGTATIEDTIGSGLNWEMKLWGVHWPRQGVILMTTTSEKFEGIFALPHLSPGPDFFQSSQMLLNQTLARVIRRKEKHVYVDQRMPWNSDIENPMYTAYPSPHCEYIMYAQVHPPIPPKPTEGQDAAPGAVGDTINAIESELQYPVGAPIPRIPKLKMSAVVYSPDCSFFLETKGPPDYPLSEADHLVGMKKEVQTHQIKTWLLLYALVVFGQVRLLRDQMKESFTPSTMGRISFGTISAMLIVDGMTFTAAATWVSSAAATFLPTLALMFASFLSMTIGGSFLAKIYEVQLPESRGRRDQSSSSTTTAQDSSANSIAATPTPGLLPGPVTASQRVETPIIIPSDQDISAEIAAAASAIPTANRSSPSTPETPTFQAIIGRFILFSLCVSFLAISSSTWYPRPRSVFLNTCAFIYLSMWTPQIYRNTLRNCRRALAWPFVLGQSVLRLLPIAYFWVKEDNFLYATTDVPAFVFLAGWVWIQVVVLAAQQIVGPRFGVPLSWTPDAWDYHPVLREDNLEGGGLPIGLVVPEERNSLDRALAGAEKTGVRHIDCAICREVLEVPVVKAGEEESSVSGVFARRMYMVTPCRHIFHTACLESWLRFRLQCPICRDELPPI from the coding sequence ATGCCTTCTCCAGCGCAGAGTCCAGCAGGTGCcgtcctcttcatcctctttCTCGTGTGGATGCTATTCCCAGAAGGCGACTACCGAAGCCAATCTCTTGCCCTGTCCGACTTGGCTGTTGATCGACTCGCGCGATACCGAGATGCCCTCCACGTGCTGAACACGACGAGGTGGGGGGACTTTGCGCCCCAGAACAAAACCACCGACGATGGACGTGAAGCAAAGCATTTGAACCTTACGGGTTTCAGGGAAACAGACGGTTTCGCATGGGACGATTTAGAAACATTCAGACAAAAGGGTCTGAAGCTGAGCCGACATGCTGTTCCGCCCGTGGACGGCCATCAGCTTTGGGATGTGGCGCAGGGAGAGGCAATGTGGACAAATGCCTCGGGAACCGTCCATGGGGACTGGGTTCGCAAGCCGGGCTCTGCTTTCCGCGGCTACGACAGCTACAACTTGTCCAGGAGCGTGCCCGAGGTGGAATGGATGGCGCACAAGGTCGAGTGGGCGCGCAACGTGACGGGCAATGCTGGCAGGATGATGCTCCGACTGAGTGGGAATAAGACGCTCACTCATTACGAACAGCTGTCCATGGACATGGCGCCGTTGTCGGGCGGCATCATCCGCAGTTTGAGAGGCACAGCTACCATCGAGGACACCATTGGCTCGGGTTTGAACTGGGAGATGAAGCTCTGGGGCGTCCATTGGCCGCGGCAGGGCGTCATCCtcatgacgacgacgagcgagAAGTTTGAAGGCATCTTTGCTTTGCCGCACTTGTCACCTGGCCCGGATTTCTTCCAGTCGAGCCAGATGTTGCtgaaccagacgctggcCCGCGTCATCCGCCGCAAAGAGAAGCACGTCTACGTCGATCAACGGATGCCGTGGAACTCGGACATTGAAAACCCCATGTACACAGCGTATCCCTCACCGCACTGCGAATATATCATGTACGCCCAGGTTCATCCGCCCATTCCTCCCAAGCCGACCGAAGGCCAAGACGCGGCTCCAGGAGCCGTGGGAGACACCATCAACGCCATAGAGTCGGAGCTCCAGTATCCCGTCGGCGCACCCATCCCACGGATACCCAAGCTCAAAATGTCCGCCGTCGTATACTCCCCGGACTGTTCGTTCTTTCTCGAGACCAAAGGACCGCCGGATTACCCGCTCAGTGAAGCCGATCATCTCGTCGGCATGAAGAAGGAAGTACAGACGCATCAAATTAAGACATGGCTGTTGCTCTACGCACTGGTGGTGTTCGGCCAAGTCCGTCTTCTCCGAGACCAAATGAAGGAATCCTTCACGCCGTCCACCATGGGCAGAATTAGCTTCGGCACCATCAGCGCCATGTTGATTGTCGATGGAATGACTTTCACCGCCGCAGCAACATGGGTGTCCTCTGCAGCGGCCACCTTCTTGCCCACGCTGGCACTAATGTTTGCCTCGTTTCTGAGCATGACCATTGGAGGAAGTTTCCTGGCAAAGATATACGAAGTCCAACTCCCCGAGAGCAGAGGCCGTCGCGATCAGTCCTCCTCATCCACCACAACCGCACAAGATAGTTCCGCCAACTCCATCGCTGCAACTCCTACACCAGGTCTACTCCCAGGCCCAGTGACGGCCTCTCAGCGCGTTGAAAcacccatcatcatccccTCGGACCAAGATATATCCGCTGAAATTGCCGCGGCTGCCTCTGCCATTCCCACTGCCAACCGCAGCAGCCCTTCCACCCCAGAAACACCAACCTTCCAAGCCATCATCGGCAGATTCATCTTATTCTCTCTCTGCGTCTCcttcctcgccatctcctcgTCAACATGGTACCCCCGCCCGCGGTCCGTATTCCTCAACACCTGCGCATTCATCTACCTGTCCATGTGGACGCCCCAAATCTACCGCAACACTCTGCGCAACTGCCGCCGCGCGCTCGCATGGCCCTTTGTCCTCGGCCAGTCTGTCCTGCGCCTCCTCCCTATTGCCTACTTCTGGGTCAAGGAAGACAATTTCCTCTACGCAACCACCGATGTACCTGCGTTTGTGTTCCTCGCAGGCTGGGTCTGGATCCAAGTCGTTGTCCTAGCCGCGCAACAAATCGTCGGTCCTCGATTCGGCGTGCCGCTGTCCTGGACCCCCGACGCGTGGGACTATCACCCTGTTCTGCGAGAGGACAATCTCGAGGGAGGTGGCCTGCCCATCGGCCTGGTGGTCCCCGAGGAACGAAACAGCCTGGATAGAGCCCTGGCAGGGGCTGAAAAGACCGGTGTCAGGCATATAGATTGCGCCATCTGCAGGGAGGTGCTGGAGGTGCCTGTCGTCAaagccggcgaggaggagtCCAGCGTGTCGGGCGTCTTCGCGCGGAGAATGTACATGGTGACTCCGTGCAGACACATCTTTCATACGGCGTGTTTGGAGAGCTGGCTGCGGTTTAGGCTGCAGTGTCCTATTTGCAGGGACGAGTTGCCGCCCATTTGA
- the erp38 gene encoding Protein disulfide-isomerase erp38 translates to MVLIKSLVLAAVAAVATARSAVMDLTPANFDKVVLKSGKPTLVEFFAPWCGHCKSLAPVYEELAVAFEHAKDKVQIAKVDADAERELGKRFGIQGFPTLKYFDGKSDKPEEYKSGRDLESLTEFLTEKAGVKAKKKLEMPSEVVMLTDKSFAETVGSEKNVLVAFTAPWCGHCKNLAPTWESLAADFVGEANVVIGKVDAEAPNSKAVATEQGVTSYPTIKWFQAGSKTGESYDGARSEDDFIKFINEKAGTHRVVGGGVDRVAGTIAVLDALVAKFTGGAKLEDIVGEVKSAVEKFNDDAKYAYAKYYVRVFDKLSKSDNYVSKELSRLEGILEKGGLAPSKRDEIQSKTNVLRRFAEKAAEKAEELKDEL, encoded by the exons ATGGTCCTCATCAAGAGCCTCGTGctcgccgccgtggccgccgttgCGACCGCCAGATCCGCCGTCATGGATCTTACTCCTGCAAACTTCGACAAGGTAGTCCTCAAGTCGGGAAAGCCTACACTTGTTGAATTCTTTGCCCCCTGGTGCGGCCACTGCAAAAGCCTGGCTCCCGTGTACGAGGAGCTCGCCGTCGCCTTTGAAcacgccaaggacaaggtaCAGATTGCCAAGgtcgatgccgatgccgagcgGGAGTTGGGCAAGCGTTTTGGAATCCAGGGATTCCCTACGCTCAAGTACTTTGACGGAAAGTCAGATAAGCCCGAGGAGTACAAGTCTGGCCGAGACCTGGAGAGCCTGACCGAGTTCCTGACGGAGAAGGCTGGGGTCAAGGCTaagaagaagctggagaTGCCTAGCGAGGTTGTGATGCTTACTGATAAGAGCTTTGCGGAGACTGTCGGAAGTGAAAAGAATGTGCTGGTTGCGTTTACCGCTCCTTGGTGCGGGC ACTGCAAGAACCTGGCACCCACGTGGGAGAGCCTTGCTGCCGATTTCGTCGGTGAGGCCAATGTTGTCATTGGCAAGGTTGATGCCGAAGCTCCCAACAGCAAAGCCGTGGCCACCGAACAGGGTGTCACTTCTTACCCGACCATCAAGTGGTTCCAAGCTGGAAGCAAGACGGGCGAGAGCTACGATGGTGCCCGCTCTGAGGACGACTTCATCAAGTTCATCAACGAGAAGGCTGGAACGCACCGCGTTGTCGGCGGTGGTGTTGACCGTGTTGCTGGAACCAttgccgtccttgacgcGCTGGTTGCCAAGTTcaccggcggcgccaagTTGGAGGATATTGTCGGCGAGGTTAAGAGTGCCGTGGAGAAGTTCAACGACGATGCCAAGTATGCCTACGCCAAGTACTATGTCCGTGTCTTTGACAAGCTGAGCAAGAGCGATAATTATGTCTCCAAGGAGCTCTCAAGACTCGAGGGCATCTTGGAGAAGGGTGGCCTGGCCCCGTCTAAACGTGACGAGATTCAGAGCAAGACCAATGTTCTGCGCCGCTTCGCTGAGAAGGCTGCTGAGAAggccgaggagctcaagGACGAGCTGTAA